A window of the Enterobacteriaceae bacterium 4M9 genome harbors these coding sequences:
- a CDS encoding protein YcaR produces MDHRLLEIIACPVCNGKLWFNKETQELICKSDALAFPLRDGIPVLLENEARSLSVEESKP; encoded by the coding sequence ATGGATCACCGCTTGCTTGAAATTATCGCCTGCCCGGTTTGCAACGGGAAACTCTGGTTCAACAAAGAGACGCAAGAACTCATTTGTAAGTCTGACGCGCTGGCTTTCCCGTTACGCGATGGCATTCCGGTATTACTGGAAAATGAAGCGCGTTCACTTAGCGTTGAAGAGAGCAAACCATGA
- the kdsB gene encoding 3-deoxy-manno-octulosonate cytidylyltransferase, with protein MSFVAIIPARYASTRLPGKPLKDINGKPMIVHVLERAREAGASRIIVATDHDDVARAVEAAGGEVCMTRADHQSGTERLAEVVEKCGFADDTPIVNIQGDEPTIPPVIVRQVAENLVASSAGMATLAVPIHDAQEAFNPNAVKVVRDAQGYALYFSRATIPWDRDRFAQSRDNIGDTLLRHIGIYGYRAGFIRRYVSWAPSPLERIEMLEQLRVLWYGEKIHVDVAKQVPGTGVDTPEDLERVRAEMR; from the coding sequence ATGAGTTTTGTTGCCATTATCCCTGCGCGTTACGCGTCCACACGCCTGCCTGGTAAGCCGCTCAAAGACATTAACGGCAAGCCGATGATTGTTCACGTGCTGGAGCGCGCCCGCGAGGCTGGTGCTTCACGTATTATCGTGGCAACGGATCATGACGATGTGGCACGTGCGGTAGAGGCCGCTGGCGGCGAAGTATGCATGACGCGCGCGGATCATCAGTCTGGCACTGAGCGGCTGGCTGAAGTGGTGGAGAAGTGCGGCTTTGCGGACGATACGCCAATCGTTAACATTCAGGGTGACGAGCCCACGATCCCGCCGGTTATCGTGCGTCAGGTTGCCGAAAACCTGGTTGCCAGCAGTGCCGGTATGGCGACGCTGGCAGTACCCATTCACGATGCGCAGGAGGCTTTTAATCCCAATGCTGTGAAAGTCGTTCGCGACGCGCAGGGCTATGCGCTCTATTTTTCTCGCGCCACTATCCCGTGGGATCGCGACAGATTTGCTCAATCCCGCGACAATATCGGTGACACGCTGCTGCGCCACATCGGCATTTATGGCTATCGTGCGGGTTTTATCCGCCGCTACGTAAGTTGGGCGCCAAGCCCGCTTGAGCGCATTGAAATGCTCGAACAGCTGCGCGTGCTGTGGTACGGCGAAAAAATCCACGTAGATGTGGCAAAGCAGGTTCCCGGTACCGGCGTCGATACGCCTGAAGATCTTGAGCGCGTGCGCGCGGAAATGCGTTAA
- the elyC gene encoding envelope biogenesis factor ElyC: protein MLFMLKKYVGGLLLPLPFLLLLMGVAIALLWFTRWQKSARTLLTLSWLTLLLISLQPVADKMLKPIEDSYPTWRGGEKVNYIVVLGGGYTWNPDWAPSSNLTNNSLPRVTEGVRLWLANPGAKMIFTGAAAPTNPVSTAEAGARVAQSLGVPRADIITLDNAKDTEEEAAAVAKTLGQQPFLLVTSASHLPRAMVFFQQQGLQPIPAPANQLAITSPLQTFERVIPSPLWLQHSERVVYETLGRIWQKMKGSASQPGE from the coding sequence ATGCTTTTTATGCTTAAGAAATACGTTGGCGGCCTGCTGTTGCCACTGCCTTTTCTGTTGCTTCTGATGGGAGTTGCCATTGCTCTGCTGTGGTTTACCCGCTGGCAGAAAAGTGCCCGCACGCTGCTGACCTTAAGCTGGCTCACGCTGCTGCTCATTAGCCTGCAACCCGTAGCCGATAAAATGCTCAAACCCATTGAAGATAGTTACCCAACCTGGCGCGGCGGCGAGAAGGTCAATTACATCGTGGTGCTCGGCGGTGGCTATACCTGGAACCCGGACTGGGCACCCAGTTCTAACCTGACTAACAATAGTCTGCCACGCGTCACCGAAGGCGTACGCCTGTGGCTTGCTAACCCCGGTGCAAAAATGATTTTTACCGGTGCGGCCGCACCCACAAACCCGGTGAGCACCGCAGAAGCAGGCGCACGCGTCGCGCAAAGCCTTGGCGTGCCGCGTGCGGATATCATTACGCTGGATAATGCCAAAGACACCGAAGAAGAAGCCGCCGCTGTGGCAAAAACACTCGGTCAGCAACCGTTCCTTCTGGTAACGTCCGCTTCGCACCTCCCAAGAGCGATGGTTTTTTTCCAGCAGCAGGGCTTGCAGCCGATTCCCGCCCCAGCGAACCAGTTGGCTATCACCTCGCCGCTGCAAACCTTTGAGCGAGTCATTCCGTCACCGCTCTGGCTGCAGCACAGCGAGCGAGTGGTCTATGAAACGCTGGGGAGAATCTGGCAGAAAATGAAGGGCTCGGCCTCACAGCCAGGGGAGTAA
- a CDS encoding YcbJ family phosphotransferase: MERLRAELSHLLGEPLSRMECISKTPENSLWSLYDERGQPMPLLAKCYTSPDLAARIAWKMSLLARHATVRVPVVYGVVTHDNSAAPDVLLIERLRGVSVEAPTRTPQLWEQLKDEIVEALLSWHRVDSHGCVGDVDSTQENLWSDWYRQRVEVLWSTLNQFQSSGLSMQDKRILFRTREALPQLFDNFSDGCVLVHGNFTLRSMLKDARSDQLTAIVNPGAILWAPREYELFRLQEQGLPESLLWHYLQRAPVAESFMWRRWLYVLWSEIARLVSCGRMNRPAFDAAAKALLPWL; this comes from the coding sequence ATGGAGCGACTGCGTGCTGAACTGAGCCATTTGCTGGGCGAGCCATTGAGCCGGATGGAGTGCATCAGCAAGACACCGGAAAACTCATTGTGGTCGCTGTACGACGAGCGGGGGCAGCCGATGCCGCTGTTAGCAAAATGCTACACCTCACCGGATCTTGCTGCTCGCATCGCCTGGAAAATGTCGTTACTGGCGCGTCATGCAACAGTACGAGTGCCGGTCGTTTACGGTGTGGTTACGCATGATAATAGTGCCGCGCCGGACGTGCTGCTTATTGAGCGGCTGCGCGGAGTGTCGGTTGAGGCCCCCACGCGTACGCCGCAGCTCTGGGAGCAGCTTAAGGACGAGATTGTTGAAGCGCTTTTGAGCTGGCACCGGGTGGACAGCCATGGCTGCGTGGGTGATGTTGACAGCACGCAGGAAAACCTGTGGTCCGACTGGTATCGCCAGCGTGTCGAGGTGTTATGGAGCACGCTCAATCAGTTTCAGAGCAGCGGACTGAGCATGCAGGATAAGCGCATCCTTTTTCGCACTCGCGAAGCGCTGCCGCAATTGTTTGATAATTTCAGCGATGGCTGCGTGCTGGTACATGGCAACTTTACGCTGCGCAGCATGCTTAAAGATGCGCGCAGCGATCAGCTGACGGCAATAGTCAATCCAGGTGCGATTCTCTGGGCGCCTCGGGAATATGAACTGTTCCGTTTGCAGGAGCAGGGGCTACCGGAAAGTCTGCTATGGCACTATCTCCAGCGCGCACCGGTGGCCGAGTCGTTCATGTGGCGGCGCTGGTTGTATGTGCTGTGGAGTGAAATCGCGCGGCTGGTAAGCTGCGGGCGCATGAACCGGCCCGCGTTTGACGCTGCCGCGAAGGCGTTACTCCCCTGGCTGTGA